The DNA region TGATCCTCGGGGAATCGGGCACGGGCAAGGAGCTGGCCGCGCGCGGCATCCATGCCAAGAGCGCCCGGGCCTCGGGTCCGTTCGTGGCCGTCAACTGCGCCGCCATCCCGGCCGGACTGCTGGAAAGCGAGCTTTTCGGCCACGAGAAGGGGGCGTTCACAGGGGCGCACGTCCGCAAGGTCGGCAAGTTCGAGCAGGCGGCCGGGGGGACGCTCTTTCTCGACGAGATCGGCGACATGCCCCTGGATACGCAAGCCAAGATCCTGCGCGTGCTGGAGACGCGGCAGGTGGAGCGACTGGGCGGGACGGGGCGCGGCCTGGCCGTGGACGTGCGCATCCTCGCCGCCACCAACCAGGACCTGCCGGCCATGCTCCGGTCCGGGAGCTTTCGCGAGGACCTGTATCACCGGTTGCATGTCTTCCCGTTGCGCCTGCCGCCCCTGCGCGAACGTCGGGAGGACATCGCCTTGCTGGCCGGCCGGTTCCTGGACGCCATCCGGCCCGGGGCGACGCTTTCGGTCGCGGCCTTGCAGAAGCTTTTGGCCCACGACTGGCCGGGCAACGTGCGGGAGCTCAAAAACGTGGTGGAGCGGGCCTCGGTGCTGGCCGGGGACGCGGCGGTGGGGCCGGAGCATCTGCCGGGTTTTTTCGGGGCAGACCGGGAGGGTGCGGCACAGGGCGAGGGGAATCGTGACCTGGATGGGCTGGTCGCCGGGTATGAGAAGTCGCTGATCGAGGCGGCGCTTTCGCGCACGGGCGGCGTGCAGTCGCGGGCGGCGACGATGCTGGGCATCAAGGAGCGCAGCCTGTGGCACCGGGTCAAAAAGCTCGGCATCGACCCGGGCGCGTTCAAGGAAACAGGTGGGAAATGACCGAGCTCCAAATTTTGGTGGTCCAAGCATCATTTTTTGGAGTATTGTCCGGGAACAGGCTTGGGGAAAGGTGTGGAAAGCATTGCTCCACGCGCTTTGGGCCCGGAATCCGGCAACGGCACGGTTCCTGCTTGCATAGTGACGTCGCCTGGGGGCGGCAAACCCTTATCGGAGGAGAAAGGAAATGGTTGAGACCAAGATAGGCAAAACGGGGCAGCAGGGTTTCACGCTGATCGAAATCATCGCCGTGCTCGTCATCCTCGGCATCCTGGCCATCGTTGCCGTGCCCAAGTATTTCGACCTGCAGGAGCAAGCCCGGCAATCAGCTGCCAAGGGCCTCATCGCCGCGGCGCAGTCGCAGTTGTCTATGGGCTATGCGACGTTGAAGCTGAATACGACTTGGAGCAATACCCCTGCCACGGAATGCGGCTGGGTCGTCATCAGCAACTCCGAGGGAAATATCACCTGTACCGGCAACTGGACCGATTCCTACATCAAGATTGATGCCAACGTCTCCGGTACGACGAATAAGACTACGGGCTACTGGAATAGCCCCGAGGCCTCTGGTAGCTAGGAATTATGATATGCCGGGAAGACGGCGTGTGGGTGCGCTGTCTTCCTGGGCAAAGAAGAAGGGCGTGGTTACAGCGGTGATAGCAGGTGGAGCCGACCAGCCAGATGTGGAGCGGTTGGGCAGTAACACTGCTCGTGAAGGTTTTACGCTGATTGAACTGCTGGCCGTTCTTGTATTGATTGCCATCCTGGCCGTGTCGGCTTCGATCTACTACGGAAACATGCTCAATGAATCTAAAAAACATGGCGCAATGACCTTGATCACCACGGCTCAAAGCCAGCTTTCTTTTGAGTTCGCTCGGCTTGCCGTGGCCGGGTTGGCTCTCGGATCAAACGTACAGCCGGTGTGCGAGTCTGTCATAATAACGAGTCCCGATGTCAACGCATCCATAACTTGCGTCGGCAACCTCGCTGATTATGTAGCCATCACTGCGACGATCGACAGTGTGAACGCCACGGGTGCCTGGGTCAGCCCCTTGAATATGGGTCCATAGGTGGACCTCTTCCTGTAGGACCCCGAACCGACTCCCCCGCCTCGTCTTTTTGTAAATCAATATGGCTAGTGTGAAAATAAAGTTATCCCGCTTGCGTGTAGCCTTGTTTGTCTTGTTTATTGGCGGACTTTCGTTTCTCGTCCTGTGCTTTCCCATCGTGGCCCTGGACTTCGACCTATGGTACCACCTTCTGGGCGGGACATACATCCTCGAACACCATACCTTGCCCGCCCAGGCTTTTTTCTCGTATCTGCCGAATTCCGATCGCTGGGTCGATTACTACTGGCTGTTCCAGGTCATCGTCACGTCGCTGCATCAGGTCGGCGGCTACTTTGCCTTGATCGTGCTGCGCAGCCTCCTGTATCTGGCCACGGTTGTCCTGGTCTGGCTGTGCCTGCGGACGGACGAGGACAACGGCGACAACGGCGTCTTTCTCATCGCCCTGGCCATGGCCTGCGCCTATGCCATGGCCATACTGCCCCGCGACCTGATGTTGCGGCCGCATGTTTTCACCTATCTCTTCATCGTACTCTTCCATTATGTGGTCAACGATCGGCCGCGCTGGGGCTGGGCGCTGCCGGTGGCCGCCTTGGTCTGGACCAACGTCCATGGCGTCGAGTACCCGGTCCTGCTGCTGACCTGCGGGGCGTATCTGGCCGAGTATTTCCTGCCCAAATTCCTGCGCCGGCCCGCGCCCGAAACCATCAGGCGCCTGCGCTGGCCGCTGATCGTTTCGCTTTACGCCGTGTTGGCCACGCCGGCCGGGGTGGGGCTTTTGCCCAAACCCTTCGCGCCGCCGCTGTTCCATGAGCGGGTCATCAGCGAACTCAATCCGCAAAATCTCGGCGCCTTTTTCTCCTTGTCCCTGTACCCGGGCGGCAACTGGCTGGAGACGGCGACCAACGGGCTGGTGCTGTTCGTGGCCGTGTCGGTGCTGGCGCTGGCCTGGAGCAGGCGGCTTCGCCTCAGCCGGGTGGTGCTGTTCGCCGGGGGGCTTTTTTTGCTGCCGCAGTCCCGGCGATTTACTTACGAATTCTTGCTCCTTTGCCTGCCGGTCGTGGCCGATTTCCTGCGCCTGGTGGCCGGTTGGCGGCCCCGGCCCATACCGTGGAAGGGGGCGCTGGCCGCCGGGCTGATCATGATCGCGGCCACGCTGTGGAGCGTCAACGAGTTCCTGGGCAAGCAGGCCCGCTACCCGCTGGACGTGGCCCGGCTGCCGGTGGGGACGTGCGATTTCCTCCTGCGGCAGGGGCCGGGCGGGAAGGTGCTCAACGTGTCCAACCCCGGCGGCTACCTGGAATGGCGGCTTTATCCGAAGTACCTTATATTCATGGACATGCAGACCATGCTTTTCCCGAGCCTGGATCTGTTCATGAGCCTCAACATGTTCACCGACAAGCTGGTGTTCCAGCGTGCGCTGGACCGGTATGGGCCGGGATTTGTCCTGGCCGATGTGCGCGACAAGGATTTCCTCAAGCGCATGGAGGGTGTCGGGGATTTCGCGCCGGTCTTTTTCGACGACGTGCTGACCCTGTACGCCGATGCCAAGGCCTATCCGGATTTGGTCGCCCGCAACCGACTGGTGGCCATCGATCCGGCGACGTGCGTCACCGAGGACTACGAGGCCATGGAGGAGGCCAAGCGCGAGCGGATGCTGGCCGAATGCCGGCGCGTGCACGAGGTCTATCCCGACGGCCTCATCGTCAACACGGTCATGGCCAAGATCGCCCTGGCCCGTGGGCGGACGCAGGAGGCCATGGGCCATGCTTCGCGGCTCATGGAGGTCTATCCCGACCGCTACATGGGGTTCGCCTTGGCCGGGCTGGCGGCCTTCAAGGAGGAACGTTACGAGGCGGCGCTTGAATACAACACGGATGCCCTGGCCCGGGCCATGCCGTCGGAGCGGGTGCTGGTGGTACGCAACCTGTACGCCACGTATGCGCGGCTCAAGCGTTTCGACAAGGCCTACGAGGCGTTGGAATCCGTCATCAATCCCATGATGCCGGCGGCGACGTTTTTGGATCTGAGCGACATGGGCATGTCGGCGGTGGCGGCGGGCAAGACGCGGGAAGGGCGGTTGCTGCTGACCATGGCCCTGGCCAAGGCGCCGGAGTCCGAGAAGGCCAAGGTCAAGGAGATTGAGGAGTTATTGGCCATGATGGACGAACCCCGGCAATAGTGTCGCGTTGTCGGTCGCGGGCGCTTCACGGGGGGGCGGATTTGGTGTAGGTTTGGGACAAGAGGTGGAAACCGCATGCGGACGGCGAAGAGGCGACAGTGGGCGCGACGTTTTCCGACGGCGGGGCGGCGGTTCGCTTCGGGTTTCACGATCCTGGAAGTGGTGGCCGTGCTGCTGGTTCTGGGGATTTTGGCGGTCGTGGCAGTGTCGAGCATGGGCAGCGGGTCCAAGGCCGTGGTGGAGGCCGATGCCTTGCGTTCGGTGCTGCGCTATGCCCAATCCCGGGCGATGGCGGACGTCTACACCTGGGGCGTGGCGGTATCCAGTTCCGGCTACACGCTTTTTTCGGACAATCCCAGCCAGACCAATCCCTCCTTGCCCACAACGGGCAGCAATACGCATACCGTGGCCAGCGGCGTGACGCTAAGCGGCAGCACCCCCATACGCTATGATTGGCGCGGGGTGCCGGTTTCCACCAATGTGAACACGCCGGGTTCGTCCGGTACGGCGGTCACGACGTATCAATACATCAACGTGACGGAGTCGGGCAAGGTTTCCACGGTCACGGTCACGCCTTATACGGGATTTGTTCCATGAAGCGCCGGCATTGTGATTGGGGGTTCACCCTGCTGGAAGTCATCATGACGTTCGTGCTGTTTGCCATCGTCGGCACGGTGGCTGTTTCCTATTTCACGAAAGGCATCACACGGACGGACATCCCGGTGACGCAATTGCAGACGGACGCCAGTTTGCAGCTTGTGTTGGAGAACATGATAGCGGACAAGACGACGAACAGTACGTTTAATACCAATCTTGTGGCTTTTTGTAGCAATCTTGGGACAATCAATGCGACTCAGAACACCTATGGTTCTGGCTCGAACTATATTGTAACGCAAAAAGATTTTGTTTGTCCGTCGGCGAACACTTTTGTCACAAATAGCAATTCGAATCAGTTCCTGCTGGTGACTATCAAGCCGTCGACGACCTCTGGAGTCAGCCTGACCTATCTTTTCAGTTCCACGGCAGGGAACTGCAACATAGCCGGTGGCAGTTGACATGGACGGGAGCGTCAGCAACCGTTGGGTCAGGAAGAAGGGCTTCACCCTGTTGGAGCTCATTTGCGTTTTGGTTTTGCTGGGTATTGTGGCCGTGTTGAGCACGCGGATGTTTTCCAATGTGATCCGAGGGTATACGCTGGCCCGCAATTCCGACGCCGCCGTGCAGAAGGCGCAGAACGCCATGCAGCGGCTGACGATTGATTTCACCTATCTGGACACGTCGCTTTCTTCCGGGACGAGCAGTGCGATTACGTACAATACGACATTGAACAATGCGGTTCAGGTCATGGTGTTTCAGTCGGGCAACCAGATTGTGTATAAGTATGGCGGCACGAACTATGTGCTGACGGACGGCGTGAAGGCGTCGACGCTGGCTTTCAATTATTATACCACGTATAATTCCGGTGCGTTAGCTAGCTTCAATAGCACGGCGAATGTTCCGAGTTTGGTTGGTTTTTCTTATACTATGGTTGGAGATGACGCAAACCAAAGCCTTTCACAGACGTATTCTACGCGTGTAAAAGTCAACAAGGTCGGTTATTGAGGAGAGCGCCATGCAAGCGAGGTTTATTTTCCGCGTGATTCCCGGTCTGCGTGGGAAGCGTTTCGGCTGGTCGGCCGGTTCCTCGTTGTTGTGGGCCATAGGCGCTCTTGTGGTGATGGGCGCGGTCGGCGCGGGGGTCGCCTTGATGACGCCGGCGACCATGCAGTCGAAGTTGCAGCAGGAAGCCGGCATGCGGGCATATTATAATGCCAATGCTGGGCTGAATTTTGTTATGACAATGAGAAGCGTCGCACAAAATGAAGGTATAAGTTTTTCTGATTATATCAGCAATATGGGTAGTGGATCGCTTGTTACGTATGGCATGGAAAATGATGGTTATTTTGCGTTTCAGTTTGGTAATATAAACGGAACAAATAATACATATCAAGTTAACAGTCTCTATGGCGTAGTTACAAATTCATCGGGTGGGGCGGCT from Solidesulfovibrio sp. includes:
- a CDS encoding prepilin-type N-terminal cleavage/methylation domain-containing protein — translated: MDGSVSNRWVRKKGFTLLELICVLVLLGIVAVLSTRMFSNVIRGYTLARNSDAAVQKAQNAMQRLTIDFTYLDTSLSSGTSSAITYNTTLNNAVQVMVFQSGNQIVYKYGGTNYVLTDGVKASTLAFNYYTTYNSGALASFNSTANVPSLVGFSYTMVGDDANQSLSQTYSTRVKVNKVGY
- a CDS encoding prepilin-type N-terminal cleavage/methylation domain-containing protein yields the protein MRTAKRRQWARRFPTAGRRFASGFTILEVVAVLLVLGILAVVAVSSMGSGSKAVVEADALRSVLRYAQSRAMADVYTWGVAVSSSGYTLFSDNPSQTNPSLPTTGSNTHTVASGVTLSGSTPIRYDWRGVPVSTNVNTPGSSGTAVTTYQYINVTESGKVSTVTVTPYTGFVP
- a CDS encoding type II secretion system protein, which encodes MGALSSWAKKKGVVTAVIAGGADQPDVERLGSNTAREGFTLIELLAVLVLIAILAVSASIYYGNMLNESKKHGAMTLITTAQSQLSFEFARLAVAGLALGSNVQPVCESVIITSPDVNASITCVGNLADYVAITATIDSVNATGAWVSPLNMGP
- a CDS encoding pilus assembly protein TadD: MFVLFIGGLSFLVLCFPIVALDFDLWYHLLGGTYILEHHTLPAQAFFSYLPNSDRWVDYYWLFQVIVTSLHQVGGYFALIVLRSLLYLATVVLVWLCLRTDEDNGDNGVFLIALAMACAYAMAILPRDLMLRPHVFTYLFIVLFHYVVNDRPRWGWALPVAALVWTNVHGVEYPVLLLTCGAYLAEYFLPKFLRRPAPETIRRLRWPLIVSLYAVLATPAGVGLLPKPFAPPLFHERVISELNPQNLGAFFSLSLYPGGNWLETATNGLVLFVAVSVLALAWSRRLRLSRVVLFAGGLFLLPQSRRFTYEFLLLCLPVVADFLRLVAGWRPRPIPWKGALAAGLIMIAATLWSVNEFLGKQARYPLDVARLPVGTCDFLLRQGPGGKVLNVSNPGGYLEWRLYPKYLIFMDMQTMLFPSLDLFMSLNMFTDKLVFQRALDRYGPGFVLADVRDKDFLKRMEGVGDFAPVFFDDVLTLYADAKAYPDLVARNRLVAIDPATCVTEDYEAMEEAKRERMLAECRRVHEVYPDGLIVNTVMAKIALARGRTQEAMGHASRLMEVYPDRYMGFALAGLAAFKEERYEAALEYNTDALARAMPSERVLVVRNLYATYARLKRFDKAYEALESVINPMMPAATFLDLSDMGMSAVAAGKTREGRLLLTMALAKAPESEKAKVKEIEELLAMMDEPRQ
- a CDS encoding type II secretion system protein; translated protein: MKRRHCDWGFTLLEVIMTFVLFAIVGTVAVSYFTKGITRTDIPVTQLQTDASLQLVLENMIADKTTNSTFNTNLVAFCSNLGTINATQNTYGSGSNYIVTQKDFVCPSANTFVTNSNSNQFLLVTIKPSTTSGVSLTYLFSSTAGNCNIAGGS
- a CDS encoding sigma-54 dependent transcriptional regulator; this encodes MRRRYDLSLAVLVPVILGGVAMLAVLSAGGLPRLFPGAFAEGDLAVPAVAAGVCVALASAVFVLLALRPIRRLLSAAPPSLSAPPAPRGGALSEFNKLDLVAEHVAEVLGKLDARAQFPDMVGESRVMRGVFSHILKVAATETTVLILGESGTGKELAARGIHAKSARASGPFVAVNCAAIPAGLLESELFGHEKGAFTGAHVRKVGKFEQAAGGTLFLDEIGDMPLDTQAKILRVLETRQVERLGGTGRGLAVDVRILAATNQDLPAMLRSGSFREDLYHRLHVFPLRLPPLRERREDIALLAGRFLDAIRPGATLSVAALQKLLAHDWPGNVRELKNVVERASVLAGDAAVGPEHLPGFFGADREGAAQGEGNRDLDGLVAGYEKSLIEAALSRTGGVQSRAATMLGIKERSLWHRVKKLGIDPGAFKETGGK
- a CDS encoding prepilin-type N-terminal cleavage/methylation domain-containing protein; translation: MVETKIGKTGQQGFTLIEIIAVLVILGILAIVAVPKYFDLQEQARQSAAKGLIAAAQSQLSMGYATLKLNTTWSNTPATECGWVVISNSEGNITCTGNWTDSYIKIDANVSGTTNKTTGYWNSPEASGS